CGACCTGAGCGTCGGGTCGCGCAGACACCCCGACGCCGTCGTCAAGAGTCACCAGACGCTCGCCCGCCGCCGCCTCGGCGACGCATTTGCATGGATGGCCCGTCGCCTGCTCACCGTCGACCTCTACGACTACCAGTGTGGCGCAAAGGCGATGACCGCAGACGCCTGGGCCGCCGTCCGCGAACACCTCTACGAACCCGGCTTCGCGTGGGACGTCGAACTCATCGCCATGGCCGGCGCACTCGGCCAGCGCGTCACCGAAGTCCCCGTCGAGTGGCACGACCAGCCCGACTCGACCGTCGACCCCGTCGGCACGACGAAAGCCCTCGCCAAGGGCCTGTTCGTCTCGCGCCACCGCGCGAAACTCGTCAGTCAGGACCGGTTCCACCAGGCCATCGCCAACCGCCGCGACCAGCCGACGGCGCTGGTCGATCTCGGGACGAAAGACGACTAAAGTGCCCGCAGTCGGAGGTAGGCCGGGTGTGTGACAGGTATCGCCTCCACGGCAGGCAAAATGTCGCACACGGCGGCAGAATCACAACCCTTAATGGGGGTGCTCGAATACACTGTAGTAGCGAGATGGGATAGCCAGGAGATTCCGCCGGGCTCATAACCCGGAGATCGGTAGTTCAAATCTACCTCTCGCTATCATCGTCGGGTTGACATGTTTCTTCTCAACCCGCTCCCATCCTTGTATTTTTTCGTGTATAGCTTTAGGTAGGTGTCTGTGGTTGCTTTGCTCA
This sequence is a window from Haladaptatus sp. QDMS2. Protein-coding genes within it:
- a CDS encoding glycosyltransferase, which produces MEWSVGIVVPAFQPNVSQLQAFVRALDETLSPAVIRIELDDPRPGVVDALSSLPATVNAVDARRGKGAAIAAGFEALDTDVYAFADADGATPAKSIADVVKPVLDGRADLSVGSRRHPDAVVKSHQTLARRRLGDAFAWMARRLLTVDLYDYQCGAKAMTADAWAAVREHLYEPGFAWDVELIAMAGALGQRVTEVPVEWHDQPDSTVDPVGTTKALAKGLFVSRHRAKLVSQDRFHQAIANRRDQPTALVDLGTKDD